One part of the Vicia villosa cultivar HV-30 ecotype Madison, WI linkage group LG6, Vvil1.0, whole genome shotgun sequence genome encodes these proteins:
- the LOC131608858 gene encoding phosphatidylinositol 3,4,5-trisphosphate 3-phosphatase and protein-tyrosine-phosphatase PTEN1, with translation MGLKLTKQEPPKINSPTNLEIHHRMIHYLTKNFIRNLVSKQRRRILIAGYDLDMSYITDRVLAMSFPAERMRAVYRNPLWQVKSVLDMRHQEHYKVYNLCIEESYDPAHFYGRVEAYPFDDNHVPSLQMVKNFCESVDSWLSKDPRNIAVIHCMAGKGRTGLMVSAYLAYCGMSADEALQLYADRRTTNNEGVSIPSQRRYVGYWESLLSVPRGIGYGSPIVNLPPPCSRELRRIRLYDTANIDTVFFVISELQEIPNEVYRPAIEICRSCCREVKKGYQRTNSPRYYISIPEGDEDGKQSEIEEPRVVVQMDTETPAIYQKSCLDHYFDKPIQVIGDVRVIFYEKMIGGRLFYCCFNTAFIRNSLLQLTVKDLDKVGKKGRSICGPTFCVELLFGPANTGYTSSNISLGENFTDDSL, from the exons ATGGGGTTGAAACTAACAAAGCAGGAACCACCCAAAATCAACAGTCCAACAAATTTGGAAATACATCATCGCATGATCCAttaccttaccaagaatttcattCGTAACTTGGTATCCAAGCAAAGGAGAAGAATTCTTATTGCTGGCTATGATCTTGACATGTCATATATCACAGATAGAGTTCTGGCAATGTCATTTCCTGCCGAACGTATGAGAGCAGTGTATAGAAATCCTCTCTGGCAGGTTAAATCTGTGTTGGATATGAGACATCAAGAACATTATAAG GTCTATAATCTGTGTATAGAAGAAAGTTATGATCCAGCACACTTCTACGGTCGTGTGGAAGCATACCCTTTTGATGACAATCATGTGCCATCTCTTCAAATGGTTAAAAATTTCTGCGAAAGTGTCGATTCATGGCTGTCAAAAGACCCGAGAAATATTGCTGTTATTCATTGCATG GCAGGTAAAGGTAGAACTGGCTTAATGGTGAGTGCATACCTAGCTTATTGCGGCATGTCAGCAGATGAAGCTCTTCAATTATATGCAGATAGAAGAACAACAAATAATGAAGGA GTATCAATACCGAGCCAACGTCGTTACGTAGGGTACTGGGAAAGTCTGCTTTCTGTCCCTAGAGGGATTGGATATGGATCTCCAATTGTGAATTTGCCTCCACCCTGTAGCAGAGAATTACGGCGAATCCGATTGTACGATACTGCAAACATTGACACGGTTTTCTTTGTTATATCAGAACTGCAGGAG ATTCCTAACGAGGTCTACCGTCCAGCCATCGAAATTTGTAGGAGCTGCTGTAGAGAGGTTAAGAAAGGTTATCAAAGAACAAACAGTCCGCGCTATTATATTTCTATAcctgaaggtgatgaagatggaAAACAATCGGAAATAGAAGAACCTCGTGTCGTAGTTCAAATGGATACAGAAACTCCTGCGATATACCAGAAATCTTGTTTGGACCATTATTTTGATAAACCTATACAG GTAATAGGAGATGTTCGTGTGATATTCTATGAGAAAATGATCGGAGGCCGTCTTTTCTACTGTTGCTTTAATACAGCTTTTATTAGGAACAGCTTACTACAG CTCACAGTAAAGGATTTGGACAAAGTTGGGAAGAAAGGAAGATCGATTTGTGGACCTACATTCTGCGTAGAATTATTGTTTGGACCTGCGAACACAGGATACACGTCTTCAAATATATCTCTTGGGGAAAATTTCACCGATGATTCACTATAA
- the LOC131608859 gene encoding uncharacterized protein LOC131608859, with the protein MSSCKTMFSSSLSSSFKFKSKSTFSLLPPPPPLLHLHLKSPSRCYYPSQTAVVSSIQDPQIQNPQPKDKIQNILTNNEGVTGIMKMQRKPLLHEPQPRWFPYLDSFRCGNGFELTSDEVIEAVGPCVSESRKARFGNAVRNRSYSVCLVVEGLCDFGNVSAAFRSADALGVQSVHVVSSEANKRYKDNRHVSMGAEKWLDIELWDSTKECFETLKSRGYRIATTHVGIDAVSIYDMDWSCPTAIVVGNENRGISDEALAMSDLHCSIPMKGMVDSFNVSVAAGILMHHAVCDRISRTGQHGDLTVEERQILLAEFSLRHSNSAISVVEDYAKRKAALLT; encoded by the exons atgAGTAGTTGCAAAACCATGTTCTCTTCATCCCTCTCTTCTTCCTTCAAATTCAAATCCAAATCcactttctctcttcttcctcctcctcctcctctcctcCACCTCCACCTTAAATCCCCGTCACGATGCTACTATCCATCTCAAACCGCCGTCGTTTCATCCATACAAGACCCACAAATACAAAACCCGCAACCCAAGGACAAAATCCAAAACATCCTCACAAACAACGAAGGAGTTACCGGAATCATGAAAATGCAACGGAAGCCTCTTCTTCACGAGCCTCAGCCTCGGTGGTTCCCTTACCTAGACAGTTTCAGGTGCGGGAACGGTTTCGAACTCACCAGCGACGAAGTTATTGAAGCTGTTGGTCCTTGTGTTTCGGAGTCGAGGAAAGCTAGGTTCGGGAACGCGGTTCGGAACCGAAGCTACTCAGTTTGTCTTGTGGTGGAAGGGCTGTGTGATTTCGGTAATGTGTCTGCTGCTTTTCGGTCTGCTGATGCTCTTGGTGTTCAGTCTGTTCATGTTGTTTCTTCTGAAGCTAACAAAAG GTATAAGGACAATCGCCATGTAAGCATGGGTGCAGAGAAATGGTTGGACATTGAACTGTGGGACTCTACAAAGGAGTGCTTTGAAACGTTGAAATCACGCGGTTATAGAATTGCCACGACTCATGTTGGAATAGATGCG GTTTCTATTTATGACATGGACTGGTCTTGTCCAACTGCAATAGTAGTCGGGAACGAAAATAG GGGTATTAGCGACGAGGCTTTGGCAATGTCAGACTTACACTGCAGTATTCCAATGAAAGGGATGGTGGACTCTTTCAATGTTTCAGTTGCGGCAGGAATCCTCATGCACCATGCTGTTTGCGATAGAATTTCTCGAACG GGCCAGCATGGCGATTTAACAGTGGAAGAAAGACAAATTCTACTAGCAGAGTTTTCGTTGCGTCATAGCAATAGCGCAATCAGTGTTGTTGAAGATTACGCAAAGCGCAAGGCAGCATTATTGACCTAG